A single Eubalaena glacialis isolate mEubGla1 chromosome 18, mEubGla1.1.hap2.+ XY, whole genome shotgun sequence DNA region contains:
- the LOC133077536 gene encoding zinc finger protein 211-like — translation MAAAALRDPAQGSVTFEDVAVYFSCEEWCLLDEVQIHLYLDVMLENFALVCMLGSWRGVDEETPSEENICVEGVSQIRTPRAGSSPEKAQPCKMCVPVLRDILHLAEEQGTNRGQKAYTCGACGKQFYFTANLQQHQKQHIREKPFRCDVGRLAFLKSFTVYASGNLSVYSEIGKKLAANMGLQQQASNIRKERNNSHECEAVFHSGTINRSWGEGKKASSHTDMCERVVTSEGFCECSKCGKACTQSCNLMQHQRVHTGGKPYECSECGKSFSRSHHLSVHRKIHTGEKPYACKKCAKSFLQRSSFIQHQRVHTGEKHYECSECGKSFSKKSNFLQHKRVHTGERPYECSECGKSFIHRCQLFIHQRVHTGERPYECSECGKSFIHRCQLLIHQRVHTGERPYECSECGKSFTVRSVLQNHQRIHTGERPYECSQCEKSFIHRCQLLIHQRVHTGERPYECSECGKSFTARSALQNHQRIHTGERPYECSQCGKSFIHRCQLLIHQRVHTGERPYECSQCGKSFTARSGLQNHQRIHTGERPYECSQCGKSFIHRCQLLIHQRVHTGERPYECNECGKSFTARSALQNHQRVHTGERPYECNECGKSFIHRCHLLIHQRVHTGERPYECSECGKSFIHRCQLLIHQRVHTGERPYECNQCGKSFTARSGLQNHQRIHTGERPYECSQCGKSFFHRCQLLIHQRVHTGERPYVCSECGKSFIHRCQLLIHQRIHTGERPYVCSECGKSFIHRCQLLIHQRVHTGERPYECSQCGKSFTARSGLRNHQRVHTGERPYECRECGKLFIVISGLIKHQRVHTGERPYECNECGKSFTARAGLRNHQRIHTGERPYECKECGKSFTARSGLQNHQRVHTGERPYECKECRKSFTSRSGLRNHQSVHTGERPYECSECGKSFSQRQILSTHRKIHTGERPHECKECGKSFIQKCSLIHHQRVHRGENAL, via the coding sequence GTTCTTGGCGTGGAGTCGATGAAGAGACACCTTCTGAAGAGAACATATGTGTGGAGGGAGTATCACAGATTAGGACCCCCAGGGCAGGTTCATCTCCCGAGAAGGCCCAGCCCTGTAAGATGTGCGTCCCAGTCTTGAGAGACATTTTGCACTTGGCTGAAGAGCAGGGAACAAATAGGGGCCAGAAAGCATACACATGTGGGGCATGTGGGAAACAGTTCTATTTCACTGCAAACCTTCAACAGCACCAGAAGCAGCACATTAGAGAGAAACCCTTCCGATGTGATGTGGGGAGACTTGCATTTTTGAAGAGCTTCACAGTCTACGCTTCAGGGAATCTCTCTGTGTACAGTGAAATTGGGAAGAAATTAGCAGCCAACATGGGACTTCAGCAACAGGCCAGTAATATCAGGAAGGAACGAAACAACAGTCACGAGTGTGaagctgtttttcacagtggaaCAATTAATCGGAGCTGGGGAGAAGGCAAGAAAGCCTCCAGCCACACAGATATGTGTGAGAGAGTCGTCACTAGTGAAGGGTTTTGTGAGTGCAGCAAATGTGGGAAAGCCTGCACCCAAAGTTGTAATCTTATGCAGCACCAGAGAGTTCACACTGGAGGAAAGCCTTATGAGTGCAGCGAATGCGGAAAATCCTTTAGCCGAAGCCACCACCTCAGTGTGCATAGGAAGATCCACACCGGAGAAAAGCCTTATGCATGCAAGAAATGTGCTAAATCTTTTCTCCAAAGGTCCAGCTTCATTCAACATCagagagttcacactggagaaaagcattatgaatgcagtgaatgtggaaAATCTTTTAGCAAAAAGTCCAATTTCCTTCAACATAAGAGAGTTCatactggagaaaggccttatgagtgcagtgaatgtgggaaatcctttaTCCATAGATGTCAACTTTTTATACACCAGAGAGttcacacaggagaaaggccttatgagtgcagtgaatgtgggaaatcctttaTTCATAGATGTCAACTTCTTATACACCAGAGAGttcacacaggagaaaggccttatgagtgcagtgaatgtgggaaatcttttacAGTTAGGTCTGTCCTGCAaaatcatcagagaattcatactggagaaaggccttatgagtgcagccAATGTGAGAAATCCTTTATCCACAGATGTCAACTTCTTATACACCAGAGAGTTCACACAGGAGAAAGaccttatgagtgcagtgaatgtgggaaatcttttacAGCTAGGTCTGCCCTCCAaaatcatcagagaattcatactggagagaggccttatgagtgcagccAGTGTGGGAAGTCCTTTATCCATAGATGTCAACTTCTTATACACCAGAGAGttcacacaggagaaaggccttatgagtgcagccaatgtgggaaatcttttacAGCTAGGTCTGGACTCCAaaatcatcagagaattcatactggagaaagACCTTATGAGTGCAGCCAATGTGGGAAATCCTTTATCCATAGATGTCAACTTCTTATACACCAGAGAGttcacacaggagaaaggccttatgaatGCAATGAATGCGGGAAATCTTTTACAGCTAGGTCTGCCCTCCAAAATCATCAGAGAGttcacacaggagaaaggccttatgagtgcaatgaatgtgggaaatcctttaTTCATAGATGTCACCTTCTTATACACCAGAGAGttcacacaggagaaaggccttatgagtgcagtgaatgtgggaaatcctttaTTCATAGATGTCAACTTCTTATACACCAGAGAGttcacacaggagaaaggccttatgagtgtaatcaatgtgggaaatcttttacAGCTAGGTCTGGCCTCCAaaatcatcagagaattcatactggagaaaggccttatgagtgcagccAATGTGGGAAATCCTTTTTCCATAGATGTCAACTTCTTATACACCAGAGAGttcacacaggagaaaggccttatgtgtgcagtgaatgtgggaaatcttttattCATAGATGTCAACTTCTTATACACCAGAGAAttcacacaggagaaaggccttatgtgtgcagtgaatgtgggaagtcCTTTATTCATAGATGTCAACTTCTTATACACCAGAGAGttcacacaggagaaaggccttatgagtgcagccAATGTGGGAAATCGTTTACTGCTAGGTCTGGCCTCCGAAATCACCAGAGAGTTCATACTGGAGAAAGACCTTATGAGTGCCGTGAATGTGGGAAATTGTTTATTGTTATTTCTGGCCTTATTAAACACCAGAGAGttcacacaggagaaaggccttatgagtgtaatgaatgtgggaaatcttttacTGCGAGAGCTGGCCTCCGAaatcatcagagaattcacacaggagaaaggccttatgagtgtaaggaatgtgggaaatcttttacTGCGAGATCTGGCCTCCAAAATCATCAGAGAGttcacacaggagaaaggccttatgagtgtaAGGAATGTAGGAAATCTTTTACTTCTAGGTCTGGCCTCCGAAATCATCAGAGTGTTCatactggagaaaggccttatgagtgcagtgaatgtggaaaaTCTTTTAGCCAGAGACAAATCCTCAGTACCCATAGGAAAATCCATACTGGAGAAAGGCCTCATGAGTGCAAAGAATGTGGTAAATCTTTTATCCAAAAGTGCAGCTTAATTCATCATCAGAGAGTTCACCGTGGAGAAAACGCTCTATGA